A stretch of DNA from Anaerolineae bacterium:
GGCCGGCCTGGTCGGCGAGAAGCGGCTGGTGATGTGGGCAACCGCCGGCGTGGTGGTCACCTTTGCCCTGATGGTGCTGTGGGGGTCGTTGTGGCCGGCGGTGGCCGGCCTGGCCCTGGCGGTGCTGGCGGTGAATCTGCCCTTCGGCGCTATTTTCGCGCTGGCCGGCCGCTCGTTCCCGGGCGGCATGACCGGCCGCCGGCTGAGCTTCATCCTGACGCCGGCGAGCATCCTGGCCTTCGTCCTGCCCGTGGTCTATGGGTATGTGCTGGAGGGTACCCATTCATACGGCATGGGATTTCTCCCCTGGGCCGTGCTGGGTGGGCTGATGTTCCTGGTGCTGTTGCTCCAACAGTCCAGCGTTCTGCGCACGACAGAATAGGTTATTCCGCTGAGGAGGCTGTGCTTTGAATATCGATGTCCATGGTCATGTGGTGGTGCAGGAGATCCTGCGCTCGGACGCGCATCCGGAGGGCTGGCGGCCTGAAGTCGTCCGGGACTCCGCCGGCCGGGTCTTTGTCCGCAACGATTACTTCGTCAACGGGCCGATCCCCAAGGAAATCGTCGAGTGGCCGAAAATTATCGAGAATCTCGACGCCACGCAGGTGGATGTGATGGCGGTATCGCCGTCGCCGTTCCTGTTCTTTTACTATTTGAACCCGCAGGCCGGCCTGTATGCTTGTCAGGTGCAGAACGATGCCATCGCCCAAGCGGTGGCGCAGTATCCGCGCCGGCTGGTTGGCATGGGTATCGTGCCCCTGCAGGATGTGCGGCTGGCGGTCAGGGAATTGGAGCGGGTGGTGCAAGAGCTGAAGATGCCGGCGGTCGAGGTCGGTTCCAATGTGCTGGGCGCCTATCTGGGCGAGGAACGGTTCTGGCCCTTCTGGGAGGCGGTGGAGGCGCTCGATGTCTTCGTGTTCGTGCACCCTGAAGACCCCATCGGGAAGGACCGGCTCGGCCCATATTACCTGATCAACTTGGTGGGGAATCCCATTGAGACGGCCCGCTGTATCGCCGATGTGGTGTTCTCGGGCCTGCTGGATCGCTTCCCCAGGCTAAAGCTGTGCTTTGCGCACGGCGGCGGCGCCGCGCCCTATATCATGGGGCGGTTCGACCATGGATTTTGGATGCGGAATGAACCCAGGGCCAAAATTGCCCGACCGCCCAGCGAGTACATGCGCATGCTGTACTATGATACGATCACCCACTATGGGCCGGCGCTGGAGTACCTGGTGCAGTGTTTCGGCCCCGAACATGTGGTCCTAGCGTCGGACTATCCCTTTGACATGGGACCCCAACAGCCCGTGGAATTCGTCCGCTCCGCCGGCCTTGCGGAAGAGGTCCAGCGGAAAATCCTGGGCGAGAATGCCCTGCGGTTGTTGAAGCTCGATCCATCCGTATTTTCCCCAGCATGAGGTGAACAGCGATGCCTGCCAAAATGATGCGTGCCATGGTGTTGGAGGAATTCGGTAAGCCCTTACAGCTCCGGGAGGTGCCGGTTCCCGAGATCGGTGATGAGGAAGCCCTGGTGCAGGTGCATGCCTGTGGGTTGTGCGGGACGGACCTGAAGA
This window harbors:
- a CDS encoding amidohydrolase, with the translated sequence MNIDVHGHVVVQEILRSDAHPEGWRPEVVRDSAGRVFVRNDYFVNGPIPKEIVEWPKIIENLDATQVDVMAVSPSPFLFFYYLNPQAGLYACQVQNDAIAQAVAQYPRRLVGMGIVPLQDVRLAVRELERVVQELKMPAVEVGSNVLGAYLGEERFWPFWEAVEALDVFVFVHPEDPIGKDRLGPYYLINLVGNPIETARCIADVVFSGLLDRFPRLKLCFAHGGGAAPYIMGRFDHGFWMRNEPRAKIARPPSEYMRMLYYDTITHYGPALEYLVQCFGPEHVVLASDYPFDMGPQQPVEFVRSAGLAEEVQRKILGENALRLLKLDPSVFSPA